The DNA sequence GATATCAGCCCCGGTCATCCCGAACCCCATGAACGTTGCCAACAGGAACCTGATGGAGAGGCGTCTGGCATCAAGCGGTGCCAGGATCTACACCAACGCCCATGTGTCAGGGCATGCTGGAAGGGAGGACCACAGGGACTTCATAAGAATGCTGAACCCCATGCACATAATACCTGCCCACGGTGACCTGAGCATGCTCTCGGCCTACGCAGAGATAGCAGAGGAGGAGGGCTACAAGCTGGGTAACGATATACATATCCTAAGGAATGGACAGGCACAGGTCTTTAATGGAGGTATCCGATGATGGAAGTAATGGATATTCTAAGGAAGTACTCTGAAATGGCTGATGAGAGGATAAGGGAGTCCATCAGTGACATAACACCCGAGACGTTACTCAGAGCATCAGAACACCTCATCACAGCAGGCGGTAAGAAGATAAGACCATCACTGGCCCTCTTAAGCTCTGAGGCTGTTGGCGGAGACCCCGGGGATGCTGCGGGTGTTGCAGCGGCAATAGAACTGATCCACACATTCTCACTCATCCACGATGATATAATGGATGACGATGAGATCAGGAGAGGCGAACCTGCCGTCCATGTCCTCTGGGGGGAACCCATGGCCATACTCGCCGGTGATGTTCTCTTCTCAAAGGCCTTCGAGGCGGTTATCAGGAACGGTGACTCTGAAATGGTGAAGGAAGCTCTTGCAGTTGTCGTTGACTCCTGCGTCAAGATATGTGAGGGCCAGGCCCTTGACATGGGATTCGAGGAGAGGCTGGACGTCACAGAGGAGGAATACATGGAGATGATCTACAAGAAGACAGCAGCCCTCATCGCAGCAGCAACAAAGGCCGGGGCGATAATGGGTGGTGGTTCACCCCAGGAGATCGCCGCCCTCGAGGACTATGGCAGATGCATTGGTCTCGCATTCCAGATACAC is a window from the Methanothermobacter thermautotrophicus str. Delta H genome containing:
- the idsA gene encoding short chain isoprenyl diphosphate synthase IdsA; translation: MMEVMDILRKYSEMADERIRESISDITPETLLRASEHLITAGGKKIRPSLALLSSEAVGGDPGDAAGVAAAIELIHTFSLIHDDIMDDDEIRRGEPAVHVLWGEPMAILAGDVLFSKAFEAVIRNGDSEMVKEALAVVVDSCVKICEGQALDMGFEERLDVTEEEYMEMIYKKTAALIAAATKAGAIMGGGSPQEIAALEDYGRCIGLAFQIHDDYLDVVSDEESLGKPVGSDIAEGKMTLMVVKALERASEKDRERLISILGSGDEKLVAEAIEIFERYGATEYAHAVALDHVRMAKERLEVLEESDAREALAMIADFVLEREH